The Armatimonadota bacterium genome includes a window with the following:
- a CDS encoding MFS transporter, giving the protein MEQQKNTTRSPWLFVPTLYFMQGVPYVIIVNVSAAMYTTLGISASQMGLWTSLITWPWVLKMLWGPLVDTISTKRNWVVITQALLLAGFILVAFGVNLPNFFIVTLAVFFVMAFLSATHDIAADGYYLLAMDKKDQAFFVGIRSTAYRLAMIFGNGALVVLAGRLAEERGFSVAQGWMIALLVGGALYGIFWLYGLWAMPRPAADVPDGGHQKGDAIPFVEAFVTYFQRPRILAILAFILLYRAGEFMIVKMTPPFLLETGPKGNLGFTTEQFGVIYGTFGILALVVGGILGGMAIARWGLRKCLWPMVLSMNLPCLGYVWAAIELPTATGLLKVAGTYAVVVIDQFGYGFGFAAYMVFLMYASQGSRYQTSHYAISTGLMALGAMGAGILSGFLLERLGFVKFFIACCILTIPGMLTLLFIPLYDEEHNEARELSRLAKEEKAASRRQ; this is encoded by the coding sequence ATGGAGCAACAGAAGAATACCACTCGGAGCCCTTGGCTCTTCGTCCCCACCCTCTACTTTATGCAGGGGGTTCCTTACGTCATCATTGTGAACGTCTCGGCGGCCATGTATACCACACTGGGAATATCCGCGTCGCAGATGGGTCTGTGGACCAGCCTGATAACCTGGCCGTGGGTTTTGAAGATGCTCTGGGGCCCGCTGGTGGACACCATCAGCACCAAGCGAAACTGGGTGGTCATCACGCAGGCTCTCCTTCTCGCCGGGTTCATACTCGTGGCGTTCGGAGTGAACCTGCCCAACTTCTTCATCGTCACGCTCGCTGTGTTCTTCGTCATGGCATTCCTCTCGGCGACGCATGACATCGCGGCGGACGGATACTACCTGCTGGCGATGGACAAGAAAGACCAGGCGTTCTTTGTGGGCATCCGCTCCACGGCGTACCGCCTGGCGATGATCTTCGGGAACGGTGCGCTGGTGGTGCTGGCGGGCCGGCTGGCCGAGGAGCGCGGATTCAGCGTGGCGCAAGGATGGATGATAGCCCTGCTGGTGGGGGGGGCGCTTTACGGCATCTTCTGGCTATACGGACTCTGGGCGATGCCACGACCGGCCGCCGACGTGCCAGACGGCGGGCATCAGAAGGGAGATGCCATTCCGTTCGTGGAGGCGTTCGTTACCTATTTCCAAAGGCCCCGCATTCTGGCCATTCTGGCGTTCATCCTGCTGTATCGCGCGGGCGAGTTTATGATCGTCAAGATGACTCCGCCTTTCCTGCTGGAAACCGGTCCGAAAGGCAACTTGGGGTTCACGACGGAGCAGTTTGGAGTCATCTACGGGACGTTTGGCATCCTGGCGCTGGTGGTGGGTGGCATCCTGGGGGGAATGGCCATCGCGCGCTGGGGACTGAGAAAATGCCTATGGCCGATGGTCCTGTCCATGAACCTGCCGTGCCTGGGATACGTCTGGGCGGCCATCGAGCTTCCTACTGCCACTGGACTGCTGAAGGTGGCGGGAACCTATGCCGTGGTGGTCATAGACCAGTTCGGCTACGGTTTCGGGTTTGCGGCCTACATGGTCTTCCTGATGTATGCTTCGCAGGGTTCCCGCTACCAGACGTCGCACTACGCCATCTCCACCGGCCTGATGGCGCTCGGGGCGATGGGCGCGGGCATCCTGAGCGGGTTCCTTCTGGAGCGGCTGGGCTTCGTGAAGTTCTTCATCGCCTGCTGCATCCTGACCATTCCGGGAATGCTGACGCTGTTGTTCATCCCGTTGTATGACGAGGAGCACAACGAGGCTCGGGAGCTCTCGCGGCTGGCGAAGGAAGAGAAAGCCGCTAGCCGCCGGCAATGA